One segment of Carcharodon carcharias isolate sCarCar2 chromosome 16, sCarCar2.pri, whole genome shotgun sequence DNA contains the following:
- the LOC121288792 gene encoding histone H2A.V-like translates to MAGGKAGKDPGKVKPKAISRSPRAGLQFPVDRIHRHLKTGTSSHGWVGATAAVYSAPMLDYLTAEVLELAGNASKDLKVKCITPRHL, encoded by the coding sequence aTGGCTGGCGGAAAAGCTGGGAAGGACCCGGGAAAGGTCAAGCCTAAAGCAATTTCCCGCTCTCCGAGAGCAGGATTACAGTTTCCTGTTGATCGTATTCATAGGCATTTGAAGACTGGTACCTCTAGCCATGGATGGGTGGGTGCTACAGCTGCAGTGTACAGTGCACCTATGCTTGATTATCTCACTGCTGAGGTGTTGGAGTTGGCAGGAAATGCATCTAAGGACCTGAAAGTAAAGTGCATCACGCCACGTCACTTGTAG